A genomic segment from Anabas testudineus chromosome 6, fAnaTes1.2, whole genome shotgun sequence encodes:
- the si:ch211-272n13.3 gene encoding ankyrin repeat domain-containing protein 26 isoform X8: MKKIFSFTKKKKQPSSTPDSESVLSVGYDLKEKDLGKVHKAASVGDLTKLKQLAKKNDINQLDKENRTALHIACASGHVDVVQFLVESKAKLNLCDNQNRSALMKAVQGQHERCVSILLENHAEPNLVDINGNTALHLTANIPSISTAVLLLEHEANINAQNKEGFAPLTVAVREDHIEMAEFLLKEGADVNLVDQDQRSPLMIAAGNGQIAMLRLLLRFDANITLKDTKGWSADDYAVMNGHHPCSLLIIEHGTQRNDGSSLSHKGQSKKKKAMLLGSPSQDAEVGFSLGGPATDKDEHGANEAGGDVEDNSQSESLSRVSKSAADDWPSSEDDDESILIEKKPHKVNLRKMIASKKGEASVLPDRSLSGTESEPESENRVQKNTSFPKALPSNKALQHPVDPSPISSLSKASQMTSTPLPPYRKKEDSSENEDDANDEDGNEDEEGEEEEDNSDEYYQHEESGDSLDAASAVNETEVSKDRKRDFLSELGLEKGEEERDSWDSESHKSHSDNPSMPHEAKQHLHTQDQDEMLATKEQIKENLFYIPSFLRGKGGSRMAVLEPWRSVGRPRGSQGEVGNNDNDDNGGSHVDKHDTVQKETEKAKWEPLSVLSKLEGDTDQKTDLMEELGLGDVDDLDDASDWDTASTTSKRTLPGRRLAASPALEEFPEISSPSVKEHDKDITPAEPLTPQRSIIPVKSLPCTPSQVAPHPQPRTRKAVLQKPESEEESDWEPDHLTSSNTGTIDNRQQNIAKLHAAKQGSPELSSIERHHKSNVEQQQMAGKETTKTALEVQKSSSSWDTGGAVLEEVGTEKPEISLRCMSSQAGLIYQKQQPAAIKSTSVVPVHLHLPLQQIYNSNKQEGKAIEETLQLELVRGAQQGKAPQTNTLVNGDRLSVFDDSTLSDVSDDEGRLPSSGQLKNANPEEVEMAEDFDELTQSSDTATDDNDSPTSGYRHASLLIQNLDSATLDSRTMVKLQNIFHEYERSIQKARSRHGYLADKVSQLEMERVEVRTSLEEIKDVKSDLERNQLELQTEVTNLKFQLKQEQENRRNSTMMYNTTRDKLRRTEEQHQLEVQERQKVELTLRNLELEMRTLVNNMKQLEEDHSETQRLLAQERSARNLQENLLNSHLRKQQEIEEENKRNISKSNEALSQLTEASDRERELVQQTVTLQEQLNILRTDLEHSRANSSLKESHILEENEALKEQLEDTRRDLKLSSEALTQTVFNCNNQMTTLKSELTITTTRLENERQTREALEAELESTRTRLAGAIKEAECCLAAHSDTEKALLREKEEHHRLKDRLTGEAASQREAISSMSQKLAKAETHANSMENEVHRVTLQLTEKGLLLEVLQREKDQAAARIKELESALQAKQELVSRAGARHEATQERLAQAQSESMLLRQQLEEAQNKGVAKERAVTDAQERFSDILSKLRSDCEERVQLVEERNKELASKAADLRDQIYKLEEEKSERETSLRQLQQELADSLKKLSMSEASLEVNTRYRNDLEEEKVRLLKDVDRLKAKLEESGDQYLQAERRINSLKNSLDEREKELATAAHKLQEALSASAASDTTIKQLEEAVQGLEIENARLEAAAKQQSNKIDALQKGAQEAAMKQSMLSHTAQDSQALWEEELKSRSKLGLRLAELEKEKGELNTQMEIEKKKAKKIAEQKKAVDTRLDQEMKRNTELQKEMYRLRTLLKTAKKKLRDQDSGGAEFGSPMSSLPIDLGRHGQAESAYGRMKEKVNDLQVQLENEVSRRSQLEKANGELKDQLASVKCLSRNNDLLERSKRQLEDEVLDLRRRMETAQMEQSQVDQFRRDAEDRARQELQQKLEQVNLFLQSQAASQEALDQIKATNEATLRSQLEQKIRELEGELGRARTTQQDSLNQRDSMRTDLERYRQLYTEELRLRKSMAAKLERSNNRLAEANSKLLNERSRSFMNSSITNGSLGGPTLDLGTLGSPANYGATLGPLNRSLGLGFSLLSPATEGQNSRVEDYLAKMQSELDRNISKELNNATAELDAASARLSPVGSASRVELDPVSRATQQYLEVLKKNNMI, translated from the exons ATGAAGAAGATATTTAGCTTTactaagaaaaagaaacaaccgTCAAGTACTCCTGACAGTGAAAGTGTGCTTTCTGTCGGCTATGACCTGAAAGAAAAGGACCTAGGGAAGGTCCACAAGGCTGCCTCAGTAGGTGATTTGACAAAGTTGAAGCAGCTTGCTAAAAAGAATGACATCAATCAACTTGACAAGGAGAACAG AACTGCACTTCACATTGCTTGTGCCAGTGGACATGTTGATGTGGTCCAGTTCCTGGTTGAGAGCAAAGCCAAGCTTAACCTATGTGACAATCAAAATAGATCCGCCTTAATGAAG GCGGTGCAGGGCCAGCATGAACGCTGTGTGAGTATACTGCTGGAGAATCATGCTGAGCCTAACCTTGTTGATATCAATGGCAATACAGCCCTACATTTAACAGCAAATATCCCGTCCATCTCGACTGCTGTCCTGCTGTTGGAGCATGAGGCTAACATCAACGCGCAAAATAAG GAGGGATTCGCACCATTAACTGTGGCAGTCCGTGAGGACCATATCGAGATGGCTGAGTTTCTCCTCAAGGAGGGTGCTGATGTGAATTTAGTGGACCAAGATCAAAG gTCCCCATTAATGATAGCTGCTGGCAATGGACAAATCGCTATGCTACGACTGCTCTTGCGGTTTGATGCAAATATTACACTAAAGGATACCAAAGGATGGTCAGCTGATGACTACGCAGTGATGAATGGGCATCATCC TTGTTCCCTCCTGATCATTGAGCATGGTACCCAGAGGAATGATGGGTCCTCACTTTCACATAAAGGTcagagcaaaaagaagaaagcaatGTTGTTGGGCAGCCCTTCCCAAGATGCTGAAGTAGGATTCTCTTTGGGAGGCCCAGCCACTGACAAAGATG AGCATGGAGCAAATGAAGCAGGGGGAG ATGTTGAAGATAATTCCCAATCAGAGTCACTAAGTCG GGTTTCAAAAAGTGCTGCAGATGATTGGCCTTCATCAGAAGACGATGATGAATCAATTTTAATAGAAAAG AAACCACACAAGGTAAACCTAAGAAAAATGATTGCATCTAAAAAAGGAGAAG CTTCTGTACTGCCTGACAGATCTTTGAGCGGTACAGAATCTGAGCCAGAGAGTGAAAATAGAGTCCAGAAAAATACATCCTTTCCAAAGGCTTTACCATCCAACAAAGCGCTGCAGCACCCAGTAGATCCATCTcccatttcctctctttccaaAGCATCCCAGATGACTTCCACCCCTCTCCCACCCTATAGAAAg aaaGAAGATTCCTCTGAGAATGAGGATGATGCTAATGACGAGGATGGgaatgaggatgaggagggagaggaggaagaagacaacTCAGATGAATATTATCAGCATGAAGAGAGTGGAGACTCCCTTGATGCTGCTTCAGCTGTTAATGAGACAGAAGTCTCTAAAGATCGAAAAAgag ATTTCCTGTCTGAGCTTGGTCTGGAGAAGGGGGAAGAAGAGCGAGATTCTTGGGACTCTGAG TCCCACAAGTCCCACTCTGATAACCCAAGTATGCCACATGAAGCGAAGCAACACCTGCATACTCAGGATCAAGATGAAATGTTGGCTACTAAAGAACAGATTAAAGAAA ACTTGTTTTATATTCCCTCTTTTTTAAGAGGGAAGGGAGGCAGTAGGATGGCAGTTCTAGAGCCTTGGAGGAGTGTAGGCAGGCCAAGAGGCAGCCAGGGAGAGG TTGGAAACAacgataatgatgataatggcGGCAGCCATGTTGATAAACATGATACTGTACAGAAAGAG ACAGAGAAAGCAAAATGGGAACCACTTAGTGTTTTGAGCAAACTTGAAGGGGATACTGACCAAAAGACAG ACTTGATGGAGGAGCTTGGTCTAGGTGACGTTGATGACCTTGATG ATGCATCAGACTGGGACACAGCCAGCACTACTAGTAAGAGAACACTACCTGGCCGTAGATTGGCTGCCTCCCCTGCACTTGAGGAGTTCCCAGAAATCTCAAGTCCATCTGTTAAGGAGCATGACAAAGACATTACTCCAGCAGAACCCCTGACACCTCAAAGGAGCATAATTCCCGTCAAAAGTCTGCCATGCACACCCTCTCAAGTCGCGCCTCATCCCCAACCACGTACAAGGAAGGCGGTGCTTCAGAAACCAGAGAGCGAAGAAG AATCAGATTGGGAACCAGACCATTTAACATCTAGCAATACAGGCACAATTGACAATCGGCAGCAAAACATAGCCAAGCTTCATGCAGCTAAACAAG GTTCCCCTGAGCTTTCATCAATAGAAAGACACCATAAAAGTAACGTGGAGCAGCAACAAATG GCTGGCAAAGAGACAACAAAGACTGCATTGGAGGTGCAAAAATCCAGTTCTTCATGGGATACTGGAGGAGCAGTTTTGGAAGAAGTAGGCACGGAGAAACCTGAGATCAGTTTAAGATGCATGTCGAGTCAAGCTGGTCTAATTTACCAGAAACAGCAACCTGCAGCCATCAAGAG CACCAGCGTGGTACCAGTGCATTTGCATCTCCCACTCCAGCAGATCTACAATAGCAACAAACAGGAGGGAAAAGCTATAGAGGAGACCTTACAGCTGGAGCTGGTCAGAGGGGCCCAGCAAGGCAAAGCCCCTCAGACCAACACCCTTGTTAATGGAGATCGTCTATCTGTGTTTGACGATAGCACTTTGAGTGATGTATCAGATGATGAAGGAAG GTTGCCATCCAGTGGACAGCTGAAAAATGCG AACCCTGAAGAAGTGGAGATGGCGGAAGACTTTGATGAACTTACTCAGTCATCAGACACAGCCACAGATGATAATGACTCTCCCACTTCAGGCTATCGTCATGCTTCTCTCCTCATCCAGAACCTTGACTCAGCCACGTTGG ACTCGAGAACCATGGTGAAGCTGCAGAACATTTTCCACGAATATGAGAGGTCCATCCAAAAGGCAAGGAGTCGCCATGGGTACCTGGCAGACAAGGTGAGCCAGCTGGAAATGGAACGGGTGGAAGTGAGGACGTCACTTGAGGAAATTAAAGATGTAAAGTCTGACTTGGAACGCAACCAGTTGGAATTGCAGACTGAAGTCACAAACCTCAA ATTTCAGCTGAAACAGGAGCAGGAAAATCGACGTAACTCCACTATGATGTACAACACTACAAGAGATAAGCTGAGGAGGACGGAAGAGCAACATCAGTTAGAGGTTCAGGAGAGACAGAAGGTGGAGCTCACCCTCAGGAACCTGGAACTAGAGATGAGAACACTAGTCAACAACATGAAACAG CTTGAAGAGGATCACAGTGAGACCCAGAGACTGCTGGCTCAGGAACGCAGTGCACGGAACCTGCAAGAGAATTTGCTCAATAGCCATCTCCGTAAACAACAGGAAATAGAggaagagaataaaagaaatataagTAAAAGCAATGAG gCCTTGTCTCAGCTCACTGAGGCCAGTGACAGGGAGAGGGAATTAGTCCAGCAGACTGTTACTTTACAGGAGCAGCTGAACATCCTGAGGACAGACCTTGAGCATTCAAGGGCCAACAGCAGCCTCAAAGAGAGTCATATTTTAGAGGAGAATGAGGCCCTCAAGGAACAGCTAGAAGATACTCGTCGAGATCTCAAACTTAGCAGCGAAGCCCTGACCCAAACAGTCTTTAACTGCAATAACCAGATGACCACCCTTAAGTCTGAGCTGACTATAACAACAACCCGCCTAGAAAATGAAAGGCAAACACGTGAAGCACTGGAGGCTGAGCTAGAGTCCACTCGTACTCGTCTTGCTGGAGCCATAAAGGAGGCTGAGTGTTGCCTTGCAGCTCACTCGGACACAGAGAAAGCTCTGCTCCGGGAGAAAGAGGAACACCATCGTCTTAAAGATAGACTCACAG GTGAAGCAGCCAGTCAGCGTGAGGCaatcagcagcatgtctcaGAAGCTGGCCAAGgcagaaacacatgcaaacagcatGGAGAATGAGGTCCATCGGGTCACGCTGCAGCTGACAGAGAAAGGCTTACTACTGGAAGTCCTACAACGGGAGAAGGACCAGGCTGCTGCACGTATCAAGGAGCTAGAATCGGCTCTGCAGGCCAAACAGGAGCTGGTCAGCCGAGCTGGAGCTCGCCATGAAGCCACACAGGAACGGTTGGCTCAAGCACAGAGTGAGAGCATGTTATTACGGCAGCAGCTAGAGGAGGCCCAAAACAAAGGGGTTGCAAAAGAGCGTGCTGTGACCGATGCCCAAGAGCGCTTTAGTGACATTCTGTCCAAGCTGCGCTCTGACTGTGAAGAGAGGGTACAACTAGTGGAGGAGAGAAATAAGGAGCTGGCCAGTAAGGCTGCAGATCTCCGAGATCAGATCTATAAGttagaagaagagaagagcgAAAGAGAG ACTAGTCTAAGGCAGCTGCAACAGGAGCTTGCTGACTCACTCAAGAAGCTGTCAATGAGTGAAGCTTCTTTAGAGGTCAACACACGCTATCGCAATGacctggaggaagagaaggttagactcctcaaagatgtgGACAGACTCAAAGCAAAG CTGGAGGAAAGTGGAGATCAGTATCTGCAGGCTGAAAGACGTATTAACAGTTTAAAGAACAGTTTAGATGAAAGGGAAAAGGAACTCGCCACTGCTGCTCACAAACTTCAGGAGGCGCTGTCTGCCTCAGCAGCCTCTGATACCACCATCAAACAGCTGGAGGAAGCTGTGCAAGG GTTGGAGATAGAGAACGCCAGGCTGGAAGCAGCTGCAAAGCAACAATCAAACAAAATTGATGCTCTTCAGAAAGGGGCTCAAGAAGCTGCCATG AAACAAAGCATGCTGTCTCACACAGCCCAAGACTCTCAGGCCCTGTGGGAGGAGGAGCTCAAGAGCCGCTCTAAGTTAGGATTGCGTCTGGCAGAGCTtgagaaggagaaaggagaacTGAACACCCAG ATggaaatagaaaagaagaaagccAAAAAAATTGCAGAGCAAAAGAAGGCTGTAGACACTCGGCTTGAtcaagagatgaagagaaacacagagcttCAAAAAGAAATGTACAG gCTGCGGACTCTATTGAAGactgcaaagaagaaactcAGGGATCAAGACAGTGGTGGAGCTGAGTTTGGCTCTCCAATGAGTAGTCTACCGATTGACCTGGGCAGACATGGCCAGGCTGAAAGTGCCTATGGACGAATGAAAGAAAAG GTAAATGACCTGCAGGTGCAGCTGGAAAACGAAGTGTCTCGTCGCAGCCAGCTAGAGAAAGCAAATGGGGAGCTTAAGGATCAGCTAGCTTCCGTGAAGTGCTTAAGTCGGAATAATGACCTGTTGGAGAGGAGTAAGAGACAGTTGGAAGACGAGGTACTGGACTTAAGACGCCGAATGGAGACTGCACAGATGGAGCAAAGCCAGGTGGACCAGTTCCGCCGTGATGCAGAGGACAGGGCTCGTCAGGAGTTACAACAGAAACTGGAGCAGGTCAACCTATTCCTTCAG TCTCAGGCGGCATCCCAGGAGGCCCTGGATCAGATTAAGGCGACCAATGAGGCGACCCTGCGCTCTCAACTGGAGCAGAAGATCCGTGAGCTGGAGGGAGAATTGGGACGGGCCCGCACCACCCAACAGGACAGTCTTAACCAGAGAGACTCAATGCGGACAGACCTGGAGAGGTACCGCCAACTCTATACCGAGGAGCTGCGCCTACGCAAGTCCATGGCTGCCAAACTAGAGAG GTCAAACAACCGACTTGCAGAAGCAAATTCCAAGCTGCTTAATGAGCGCAGTAGGTCTTTTATGAACAGCAGCATTACAAACGGTAGCCTTGGAGGTCCCACGCTAGACCTAGGCACTTTGGGTTCACCTGCAAACTATGGAGCCACACTGGGGCCCCTCAACAGGAGCCTTGGCCTGGGATTCTCCCTCCTCAGCCCTGCGACTGAGGGACAGAACAGCAGAGTGGAGGACTATCTTGCCAAG ATGCAGAGTGAGTTGGACAGAAATATATCAAAGGAATTAAACAATG CCACAGCCGAGCTGGATGCTGCCTCTGCCCGTTTGTCCCCAGTGGGCTCTGCCTCGAGGGTGGAGCTCGATCCTGTGAGCAGGGCAACACAGCAGTACTTGGAGGTACTAAAGAAGAACAATATGATCTGA